CGTGGTCGCTCGGCCCGGCCCCACTGAGCGTCAGGAATCGTTCGAGGTCGGCCGCGAACATCTGGTAGTGAACGAACTCGTTGTGCTCGGGCGGAATGCGCCCAAGTGCCCGCCGGAGCAGCCCTTCGGCGTCCGTTGAGAGCGGGCCGAAATGACCGGCGCCCGTCTCGAACGTCGGCACGGGAGGGAGTCCGCGGCGCTTGCGTGCGGTGGCGCGAACGTGATCGAACGCAGCGGGCGGAATCAGTGCTCGGAACACTCCGCTCACGACCGGTGGGAGCGCGCGCTTCGCGAAGTGAGCGAGTTTCGCCTTTAGGTTGCGTTTTGGTTGAGGCAGGGGAGCGAGTCGTGCGTCGAGTAATTCACGCAGCGTCGCGTGGCCATCGAGCACGGCTTCGATCGGGGTGTCGCAGAGCGGACCGAGTTCCCCGCGGAGGGGGATCGCCGACGGCTGAATCTCATCGACGATGTGGCCCCAGTGGTCGACACGGAACAGTGGGAGCGTCGGCAGATCGGCCGGTAGCCCGCGCCCGGTGCAGCGCGCGTGAACTCCCATCAGCACGTCGAACCCGCGGCGCCGGGCGGCCCGGGCGATCGCGACCCCCGTTTCCACGAAGTGCCCGCGCGCTTCGGTCATTCCGTTGTTCACGATCAGGAACTTGGCCGCCATGCCGTGTCCTCGTGTGTCGATGATGGGCGCGACGGTAGGGGAAGCTATCTCGAAGCCGCCCACAACTCGATTGCGGCGGTGAGGTCCGCGACCGCGTTCGGCAGCTCGCGCCCGTGGCCCGTGCGGACCAGGACCGATCGGCACCCGGCCGCGTCGCCGGCGCCCGAATCGCAGACCTTGTCGCCGACCATCCACGATCGCGCGAGGTCGATGTCGAAGTCGCGCGCGGCCGTGAGGAGCATTCCCGGTTTCGGTTTGCGGCACGTACAGGTTACGCGGTACGCGCCGATGCCCTCGGTGGGGTGGTGGGGGCAGTAGTAATAGGCGTCGACCTTCGCGCCGTGTGCCGCCAAGAGTTCCGATACGCGGTCGTGAACGGCGCTCAACCGGCTCTCCGGGAAGTACCCGCGCGCGACGCCGGATTGGTTCGTGATGACGATGACGAGTACGCCCGCGTCGTTCAGTCGCCGAACGGCCTCGGCCGCGCCCGGGATGAGGCGCACTTGGTCCGGTGACGAGAGATGGTTAACCTCTTCGATCAGCGTGCCGTCGCGGTCGAGGAACACGGCTTCACGCGACATGGATCGCTTCCCGCTGCGCGACGAACCCGCGGAAGTCGTCCGGCGTGCCGATGTCATGGAACCCCGCGTCTTGTGAGAACGCGGCAAGTGTTAAACCGTCGCAAAGCGCGGCCGGGAACACGTCGCGTTCCAGTGATACGACTTCGCCTGCGGGGACGCGAGCGAGGAGGGAGCGTTCGATGACGTACACGCCCGCGTTCACCCACCCGCTTTGCGCGGCGCCGGTTTCTTTCTCGCGGAATGCTTTCACGCAGGTACCGTCCGTATCGATGCTTCCGTAGCGGCTGGCGTCCGGCACACGTGCCAGTGTGAGCGTCGCTCCTACGTTGTGTCCCCAGCGGGTATTTGCGGCTGCGTGCGTGTGAGCAAGTTGGTGTAGGTCGACATCGATGTACGTGTCGCCGTTTACCACAACGGCCGCGGGCGCGAAGAACCGCTCCGCGCGCTTCAGGGCGCCACCGGTGCCGAGCAGTTTCTCGCCGTCGTGGGAGTAGTCGATGCGAACGCCGAATCGCGAGCCGTCCCCGAATTCTGCCTCGATCTGGTCCGCCATGTGTCCGACACACAGCACGAATCGCCGCGCCCCGCGCTGGCGCAGTAGGTCGAGTTGCACCGCGAGGAACGGTTCGTTGCCGACGGGTGCGAGTGCTTTCGGGCGGTCGCTAACTGCGGACCGCAGGCGCGTCCCGAGTCCGCCGCAAAGCACTACAACCGGAAGATCGAGCGTCACGCCAGCTCCTGCGCTGTTCTGTGGGCACTTGAGGGTGTTGCCGCTCCTGGTGAGATTAAACCCGAGCGGGGCAAGGATCTTTCAGGATGCCCGTGTGATGAGCACTAGTGGTACAGCGCAGCGAATCGACCTGTCAACGCGAACATGTTCGGGTCGAGTGCGTGGACGTGCAAACGAGGGGGCCTGTCCGGGTACACGGTTTGCTGCGCTGGGAGCGGTTGCCCGAGGAGTGAACCATGCCCGGAACGAGCGAGAACTTACACGGAAGTGCACCGGACCGCAGCCCGGTGGCCCTGATTCTGGTCGATGTCATCAACCCGCTTGATTTCCCAGAAGCTGATCAACTGCTCCGGTTCGCAATTCCCGCCGCGGACCGGCTGGCCGAACTGAAGCATCGCGCGAAGCGGGCTGGGGTGCCGGTGGTGTACGCGAACGACAACTTCGGGCGCTGGCGCTCGGACCTCTCGGCCGTGGTCGAGCGGTGCCGGGAACCGGGGTGCAAGGGCGCCGCCCTTGTTGAGCGCCTCCGGCCCGAGTGCGACGACTACTTCGTGCTGAAACCCAAGCACTCGGCGTTCTTCTCGACCACGATGGACACGCTCCTGCGGTACCTGGGCGTTCGGACCGTGGTGCTGGGCGGGTTCGCGGCGGACATCTGCGTCCTGTTCACGGCCAACGATGCGTACATGCGCGACCTGCGCATTGTGATCCCGAGCGACGGTGTGGCCTCGAACGGGTCCGCGGACCGGGACACGGTCCTCGCATTGATGCGCCGGGTGCTGAAAGCCGAAACGCCAAGGGCCGACGAGATCGACTTCGCCGCTCTCGCGAAGGAGCCGTGATCGGCCCGCGAAGTGCTGAACCACGCGCCGTTCGATTTCGCCCGCTACCGGAGCAACACATGCCTCTCGACTCGCTGCACGACTTGTACGTCAACGAACTCAAGGATCTGTACAACGCGGAGAACCAACTCATTAAAGCCCTCCCGCGGATGGCTAAGGCTGCGACCGCCCCGGAACTGTGCGCCGCGTTCACCGAGCACTTGGAGGTGACCCGCGGGCAGGTCGAGCGCCTGGACCGGATCTTTAATGGCCTCGGGGTCAGCCCGAAAGGGAAGAAATGTAAGGCAATGGAGGGCCTAATCGAAGAGGGCAAAGAGGTGACGGACGAGGACGGCGAGGACGAGGTCATCGATGCGGCCCTGATCGCCGCGGCCCAGCGCGTCGAGCACTACGAGATGGCCGGTTACGGGTGCGTCCGCACGTTCGCAAACCTTCTCGGGTACGCGGACGCGGCGGCACTACTCCAGAAAACGCTTGATGAAGAAGGCGAGGCGGACAAGAAACTCACCGAACTCGCCGAGTCCGTCATTAACGTCGAAGCCGAGCAAAGTGACGGCGAAGAGCACGAACCTGTAAGTAAGGCTGCGCGAGGCGGGCGCTCACGGCCGAAGGTAACCCGGAAGTAATCGTAACTGCCTCCGAGATGCGTCGGAATCGCGTCCCGCTCCATGTTCGCTTGGAGCGGGCGCGTCGCGTTCACACGGCGAGCTTTAATCCCTGGTACCACTCCCGGTACGGCGTGTTGACCGCCATGTGCCGGTTGTAGTCCGGCGCGTCATCAGTCCACCACACCGGCCCGCGCTCTCCGAGTCCTACTTTCGCGGCCTGAACTTGGCGCCGCGCACGGCGTCGTTCCGCTTCTGGCGCGTGGGCGGATCGGCGCAGTGCAGCGCGGGCGCGCCCCAATTCCCCCATCAGGCGCTCGCGCTCGTCCGTCGTGAGCGCCGGGTTGGTCATCCGCCAGAGGCGCCCGCGGACGACGAAATACCGCCCGTCCGGGGTTGCGGGATACACCATTGTTGACCTTGCTTTCCGCTCACATCTGAGAACGTGCTGCATACCGGGCGAGAATTCCGGGAAAGCACTGGACTGAAGCCACCTCTCGCCTCACGACGCGAGCGGCGACTGGTCGAGGTGACGGGTCAGATCGGCCGGGTCGTCGAACACCGCATCGGCTTTGAGATCGGTATCGTTCCACCCACCGCACCGGAGCGCGATCACTCGCACCCCGGCCTTGCGCGCGGCTTCGACGTCGTAAGGTGTGTCTCCGAGGAGAACTACCGCATCCGGTGGAAGCTCGATCTCACCGAGGGCGGCGTGGACGATGTCCGGGTCCGGTTTGGACCGGTCCGCGTCGTCCGAGGACGTGGCGGCTTCGATCACCCGGTCCGCGCCGCACACCTTGAGGAGCGGACCGAGTTCGTCCTTCGTGGCCGAACTCGCCACGGCCAGTTTCAGCCCGCGCTCCTTGAGTTGATGGAGCAGTGCCTCCGCGCCGCGGCACGCGCGCAGTTTGGGAAGGTATTCACTCAAGAAGATCGCGGCCCGCCGGTCACTGATCCGCTTCCCCTCTGGAGACTCGGCGTCCAATCCGCACACCTTCGGGAGCAACTTGTCTCCGCCCATCCCGATCAGTGGGCGGACAGTTTCAAACGCAACGGCCTTCCCACTCTCAGCGAGCGCCTTCACCCAGGCGTGCGCGTGAGCATCGTTGCTCTCAACAAGCGTACCATCGATGTCCAGCAGTACCCCACGAACGGGTTGCATCGGCGCCCCTCAGCGTTTGACTCTGACCGCGCGCCCGCTCGCCGCGGACTCGTAGATTGCTTCGATCGCCAGCATGTCTGCGAGTCCCTCTTCGCCCGGCGTGACGGGTTCCTTGTTCTGGAGAACGCATTCGGCGAAGTAGTCCATCTCGGCCGCGAAGTGGTTCACCGGCTGTACCTTGAACTCCTCCCGACCCGACGGGCGCGCGACGGCGAGCTTCTGCCCGCGGTACCCGAATGCGTTCTCCAGTTCGATGAACCCGGTGCTCCCGTTGACTCGGACCCACCGGCTCTCGGCTGCATCGAACCCGCAGTCGCAGTGGGCCAGGGCGCCGGACGGGAATCGCAGCTCGAACGCGACGCTCCGGGGTACTTCGCGGAAGCGCGGATCGTCTTTCGGCTCGTCGGCAAACGCGGTGACCTCGACCGGTTCCTCGCGCGTGACATACCGAGCCGCATTCAGGCAGTAGATGCCCACGTCCCCGACCGGTCCGCCCCCCGAGCGTCTTGCTGAGCCGGATGTTCGGTGCTTTTGTGACTTGGCAGTTGGTCGCCAGAATGGTGCGCACGGCACCAATGGTTTTGTCGGCACACAGCTTCATCACGGTCCGGTTGAACGGCTCGCAATGGAGCCGGTACGCGATCATCAACTTCCGTTTCGCTTCCTTGGCTGCGGCGATCATCGCCTTGCAGTCGGTCGAGTTCGTCGCCATTGGTTTTTCGCACAGCACGTGCTTGCCCGCCTTGAGCCCGCGGATCGTATATTCGGCGTGCATGCTGTTGGGCAGCACGATGTAGATGGCATCCACGGCGGGATCGTCGCGGAGCCGGCCGTAGCTCTCGTAGTCGTAGATGTGCTTCGGGTCGATACCGTAGGCCGCCGCGACTCGCTTCGCCTTGTCCGGGTGCCCGCTCACGAGCGCCGTGGGGCGCGCGAGTTTGCATTGTGCGAACGCGGGCATGATCTCTTCCAGGGCCAACTGACCCAATCCCACGATCGCGAACCCGACCGTTTTCTCGACCAGTTCGGGCAACTTCAGATCGGGCGGTTGCTTGTCCGGCGGGGCCAGGGGCGGCCCCGCCGCGCCCGCGAGGAGCCCCGTCCCCATGAGTCCGGCAGATGCAGCCATAAAGGTACGGCGCGTGTGATCGGTGGAAGCGGCCATAACGAACGGACCTCGCGTTGGGCAGGGGGCCGTGTGCAACTCCCGCGCCCCGGTCCCATCGCGGCGGTGAGTATGGCGAACCCTGTGGGACGTGTCGTATTTCAATCGCAGCCGTTAATGTGCGCACCGAACGACGAGTGGGAACGCTCGTGCTCATTTCGTGTGGCAAGGGACACGAGATCCGCAACGCGGGTCGCTAAAAACGCTCAGCGTGTGTTGGTACGAAAAACAGTCGCCCGATGACTACGGGCGAGACCGTTACTTTTGGGCGAGTTCAAGGAGATCGTGGGGCCACCCGAGTGGACCGAAATCGAAGAGCACTTCGGTGGCGAGTCACTCCTGGGAGTCACCCGTGCGGGTCCGTATTCGCGTTGGCCTGAGTGCCTCAATACGGAGTGGCCGGAAGCGCGTTGCCGGGGATCGAGATTTCGGCCGACGGGCGGTTGATCGCGCCGTACTCGTCCAACAGGTTCCGAACATGAGTGGCGTTCATTGTGCGAACCGTTACGACCACGTGCCCGGTTTCCAGTTCGGATGCGTGCCACTGGGCTTCGTCTTCGGGAATCCCCGCTCCCACCAGCGCGCCGACGACTGTGCCGATGCTCGCACCGGCCACAGAACTGGCAAGTAGCGCGACAATGGCACCGCCCGCGATCACCGGTCCGAGCGGAGACATCAGCCCCGCGGCGACAGCCGTTCCGAAGCCCAGCCCGGTGATCCCACCGACCGCGGCACCGATCCCGGCGCCGTCCTCCCATTGCGTGTTGGTTGAGTCGTCCGAGAAACTCGACCGGTCGTCCGGCCCGAACACGCCGATCTGCTCGTTCTGGTACCCCGACCCCCGCAGCGCCTCAATTGCCCGGCGAGCTTCTGCATAGCCGGGGAACACCCCAACCACTGTGACCATTTCCGCACTG
This region of Gemmata massiliana genomic DNA includes:
- a CDS encoding nucleotidyltransferase family protein, which codes for MTLDLPVVVLCGGLGTRLRSAVSDRPKALAPVGNEPFLAVQLDLLRQRGARRFVLCVGHMADQIEAEFGDGSRFGVRIDYSHDGEKLLGTGGALKRAERFFAPAAVVVNGDTYIDVDLHQLAHTHAAANTRWGHNVGATLTLARVPDASRYGSIDTDGTCVKAFREKETGAAQSGWVNAGVYVIERSLLARVPAGEVVSLERDVFPAALCDGLTLAAFSQDAGFHDIGTPDDFRGFVAQREAIHVA
- a CDS encoding Gfo/Idh/MocA family protein; amino-acid sequence: MPTKPLVPCAPFWRPTAKSQKHRTSGSARRSGGGPVGDVGIYCLNAARYVTREEPVEVTAFADEPKDDPRFREVPRSVAFELRFPSGALAHCDCGFDAAESRWVRVNGSTGFIELENAFGYRGQKLAVARPSGREEFKVQPVNHFAAEMDYFAECVLQNKEPVTPGEEGLADMLAIEAIYESAASGRAVRVKR
- a CDS encoding D-glycero-alpha-D-manno-heptose-1,7-bisphosphate 7-phosphatase — its product is MSREAVFLDRDGTLIEEVNHLSSPDQVRLIPGAAEAVRRLNDAGVLVIVITNQSGVARGYFPESRLSAVHDRVSELLAAHGAKVDAYYYCPHHPTEGIGAYRVTCTCRKPKPGMLLTAARDFDIDLARSWMVGDKVCDSGAGDAAGCRSVLVRTGHGRELPNAVADLTAAIELWAASR
- a CDS encoding HAD family hydrolase, whose amino-acid sequence is MQPVRGVLLDIDGTLVESNDAHAHAWVKALAESGKAVAFETVRPLIGMGGDKLLPKVCGLDAESPEGKRISDRRAAIFLSEYLPKLRACRGAEALLHQLKERGLKLAVASSATKDELGPLLKVCGADRVIEAATSSDDADRSKPDPDIVHAALGEIELPPDAVVLLGDTPYDVEAARKAGVRVIALRCGGWNDTDLKADAVFDDPADLTRHLDQSPLAS
- a CDS encoding YciE/YciF ferroxidase family protein encodes the protein MPLDSLHDLYVNELKDLYNAENQLIKALPRMAKAATAPELCAAFTEHLEVTRGQVERLDRIFNGLGVSPKGKKCKAMEGLIEEGKEVTDEDGEDEVIDAALIAAAQRVEHYEMAGYGCVRTFANLLGYADAAALLQKTLDEEGEADKKLTELAESVINVEAEQSDGEEHEPVSKAARGGRSRPKVTRK
- a CDS encoding cysteine hydrolase family protein — protein: MPGTSENLHGSAPDRSPVALILVDVINPLDFPEADQLLRFAIPAADRLAELKHRAKRAGVPVVYANDNFGRWRSDLSAVVERCREPGCKGAALVERLRPECDDYFVLKPKHSAFFSTTMDTLLRYLGVRTVVLGGFAADICVLFTANDAYMRDLRIVIPSDGVASNGSADRDTVLALMRRVLKAETPRADEIDFAALAKEP
- a CDS encoding general stress protein, with product MKKSNMSSAEMVTVVGVFPGYAEARRAIEALRGSGYQNEQIGVFGPDDRSSFSDDSTNTQWEDGAGIGAAVGGITGLGFGTAVAAGLMSPLGPVIAGGAIVALLASSVAGASIGTVVGALVGAGIPEDEAQWHASELETGHVVVTVRTMNATHVRNLLDEYGAINRPSAEISIPGNALPATPY